One genomic window of Dunckerocampus dactyliophorus isolate RoL2022-P2 chromosome 7, RoL_Ddac_1.1, whole genome shotgun sequence includes the following:
- the ankmy2a gene encoding ankyrin repeat and MYND domain-containing protein 2a isoform X1, with protein sequence MCAAKKGDLSPSEKELFDVITAGNVQEASRLLGCKDVRVNCLDEYGMTPLMHAAYKGKADMCKLLLQHGADVNCNQHEHGYTALMFAGLSGKTDITWMMLDAGAETDVVNSVGRTAAQMAAFVGQHDCVTVINNFFSRTRLDYYTKAQGLEKEPKLPPKLAGPLHKVIMTTNLNPVKMVMLVKENPLLAEPEALDKCRRVMELICEKCIKQQEMNEVLAMKMHYISCVLGKCASFLKDHDDKLDGLTKSLLKGRDGDGFPVYQEKFLRECVRKFPYCDATLLQQLVRSIAPVEIGNDPTALSVLTQAITGQVGFMDAEFCTSCGEKGAEKRCSICKTVIYCDQACQKMHWFTHKKVCKKLQEQREKQEAQANKVRVAHDTEESAAVQEASDSMKQLSTEDNSEVAPAEASSATPIPTADN encoded by the exons ATGTGTGCTGCCAAGAAGGGAGACTTGTCTCCGAGCGAAAAGGAGTTGTTTGATGTTATCACGGCAG gaAATGTCCAAGAGGCCTCAAGACTGCTGGGCTGCAAAGATGTCAGAGTCAACTGCTTGGATGAG TACGGCATGACGCCACTCATGCATGCTGCCTACAAAGGCAAAGCAGACATGTGCAAGCTGCTGCTGCAACACGGCGCCGACGTCAACTGCAACCAACACGAGCACGGCTACACGGCGCTCATGTTCGCCGGCCTGTCGG GGAAGACGGACATCACGTGGATGATGCTGGACGCCGGGGCGGAAACGGACGTGGTCAACTCTGTGGGAAGAACCGCCGCGCAGATGGCCGCGTTTGTTG ggcAACACGACTGTGTCACCGTCATCAACAACTTCTTCTCTCGCACCCGCCTCGACTACTACACCAAAGCCCAGGGTTTGGAGAAAGAACCCAAGTTGCCCCCCAAACTAGCCGGACCCCTGCACAAGGTCATCATGACCACCAACCTCAACCcagtcaag ATGGTGATGCTAGTGAAGGAGAACCCGCTGCTGGCCGAGCCGGAGGCTTTGGACAAGTGTCGTCGCGTGATGGAGCTCATCTGCGAGAAGTGCATCAAGCAGCAGGAAATGAACGAGGTGCTTGCCATGAAGATGCACTACATCAGCTGCGTCCTGGGCAAGTGCGCCTCCTTCCTCAAGGACCACGACGACAAGCTGGACGGCCTCACAAAGAG CCTTCTGAAGGGCCGAGACGGAGACGGCTTCCCGGTATACCAGGAGAAGTTCCTCCGAGAGTGTGTGCGCAAATTCCCCTACTGCGACGCCACACTGCTGCAGCAGCTGGTCCGCAGCATCGCCCCCGTGGAGATC GGTAACGACCCCACAGCGCTCTCCGTGCTGACCCAGGCCATCACGGGTCAGGTCGGCTTCATGGACGCAGAGTTCTGCACTTCCTGTGGAGAGAAGGGAGCCGAGAAGAGATGCTCTATCTGTAAAACG GTGATCTACTGCGACCAAGCGTGTCAGAAGATGCACTGGTTCACTCACAAGAAGGTGTGCAAGAAGCTTCAGGAGCAGCGGGAGAAGCAGGAAGCACAGGCCAACAAAGTCAGAGTGGCGCACGACACGG
- the LOC129185512 gene encoding bromodomain-containing protein 2-like isoform X2: MEAALNPAHGSSVVGLPCGGMDQHTSTGKRIRKPSLLYEDFESPSLAHTMPQGPPAPPQPPVKDPSRLGRVTNQLQYLQKTLLKCLWKHHFAWPFHEPVDAHRLNLPDYHKIIKQPMDMGTIKKRLENNYYRSACECIQDFNTMFTNCYIYNKPTDDIVLMAQSLEKIFLQKVAQMPQEEVEFASPVPRKKNGRGRGRKSSPMRAQQVPAVSQSAYSPSSSDTGDSTLDNSPQTVLTKSLPPATIMGLPPTQPTTKKKGVKRKADTTTPSTMGLTVGMSGDGHGLMVGLGKGGHGGQVHDSSMNSISSMGGMTLETPPGMGLVHSPGGPVLLQPMSSSTGRRVGSGRPIKPPKKDLPDSIQLQPSRKGRLSPLMRYCSGLLKDMLSKKHAAYAWPFYKPVDAAALSLHDYHDIIKCPMDLSTIKDVFEFSFAKMPDEPHLDHGAMSMSGHPTSSSSSSSSSSSSSSSTSESEPSSESEESESSPSSDSEEERAHRLAELQDQVCTQLRAVHEQLAALSQGPIVKPKKKKEKRDKKDKKKKRKLDKRSRGAKSRAGSEEWKMPTKMLKGKTSRAGGSSQAKKSQTKKSSKSKSAKKPFYPPLSDSMLPHYDSEEEDEIVPMSYDEKRQLSLDINKLPGEKLGRVVHIIQSREPSLRDTNPEEIEIDFETLKQSTLKELERYVMTCLRKKPRKPYSDQAAKKGGAGKSKEELTLEKRLELERRLQDVSGQLNSGKKPAKPKVEKPNPAEMHAQPSRLSGSSSSSDSSSSSSSSSTSSSDTSESDSG, from the exons ATGGAAGCGGCCCTCAATCCGGCACACGGAAG TTCTGTAGTTGGGCTGCCCTGTGGCGGGATGGACCAGCACACGAGCACCGGCAAACGCATCCGCAAGCCTTCCCTACTCTACGAGGACTTTGAGAGCCCCTCCCTGGCGCACACCATGCCCCAAGGTCCCCCCGCTCCGCCGCAGCCCCCCGTCAAGGACCCCTCCAGGCTGGGCCGCGTGACCAACCAGCTGCAGTATCTCCAGAAGACCTTGCTCAAGTGCCTTTGGAAGCATCACTTTGCTTGGCCGTTTCACGAGCCTGTGGACGCCCACAGGCTTAATTTACCG GATTATcacaaaataatcaaacaaCCCATGGACATGGGCACCATCAAGAAGCGCCTGGAGAATAACTACTACCGCAGTGCGTGTGAGTGCATTCAGGACTTCAACACCATGTTCACCAACTGCTACATCTACAACAAG CCGACAGACGACATTGTGCTCATGGCCCAGTCCTTAGAGAAGATCTTTCTCCAGAAGGTGGCCCAGATGCCGCAGGAGGAAGTGGAGTTTGCCTCCCCTGTCCCCCGCAAGAAGAACGGCAGAGGAAGAGGCCGCAAGTCGAGCC CAATGAGGGCTCAGCAGGTGCCCGCCGTGTCGCAGTCTGCTTACTCGCCGTCCTCCTCGGACACTGGGGACTCGACACTGGATAACTCTCCCCAGACCGTGCTGACCAAGAGCCTGCCTCCAGCCACCATCATGGGCTTGCCCCCCACGCAGCCCACTACCAAG aaaaaGGGTGTGAAGCGTAAGGCGGACACCACCACTCCATCTACCATGGGTTTGACTGTGGGCATGTCGGGAGATGGACACGGACTCATGGTGGGCCTGGGCAAAGGAGGCCACGGGGGCCAGGTCCATGACTCCTCCATGAACTCCATCTCCTCCATGGGGGGCATGACTTTAGAGACTCCACCTGGCATGGGCCTGGTGCACAGCCCGGGAGGCCCTGTCCTCCTCCAACCCATGTCCTCCAGCACCGGACGCAGGGTGGGCAGCGGCCGGCCCATCAAGCCCCCCAAGAAGGACTTGCCGGACTCCATCCAGCTCCAGCCCTCGCGGAAGGGCAGGCTGAGCCCCCTCATGAGGTACTGCAGTGGACTGCTCAAGGACATGCTTTCCAAGAAGCACGCCGCCTACGCCTGGCCTTTCTACAAGCCTGTGGACGCAGCAGCGCTCAGCTTGCATGACTATCACGACATCATCAAGTGTCCAATGGACCTCAGCACCATCAAG GACGTGTTTGAGTTTAGTTTTGCCAAGATGCCCGACGAGCCTCATCTGGACCATGGCGCCATGTCCATGAGCGGCCACCCGACGTCGTCCTCGTCCTCATCGTCCTCTTCGTCCTCGTCTTCGTCGTCCACCTCCGAGAGCGAGCCCAGCAGCGAGAGCGAGGAGAGCGAGAGCAGCCCCAGCTCGGACAGCGAGGAGGAGCGAGCGCATCGCCTGGCGGAGCTGCAGGACCAGGTGTGCACACAG CTGAGAGCCGTGCACGAGCAGCTGGCGGCACTCTCCCAAGGCCCCATCGTCAAacccaagaagaagaaagagaaaagagacaagaaagacaagaagaagaaaaggaagcTGGACAAGCGGAGTCGCGGCGCCAAAAGCAGAGCGGGTTCTGAAGAGTGGAAGATGCCCACCAAGATGCTGAAGGGCAAGACGTCGCGAGCAGGGGGCAGCTCCCAGGCCAAGAAGAGCCAGACGAAGAAGAGCAGCAAGAGCAA GAGCGCCAAGAAGCCGTTTTACCCGCCGCTGTCCGACTCCATGCTGCCGCACTATGActcggaggaggaggacgagatCGTTCCCATGTCGTACGACGAGAAGCGCCAGCTGAGCCTGGACATCAACAAGCTGCCGGGCGAAAAGCTGGGCCGCGTGGTCCACATCATTCAGTCCAGGGAGCCCTCACTGAGGGACACCAACCCCGAGGAGATCGAGATCGACTTTGAGACTCTCAAGCAGTCCACGCTGAAGGAACTGGAACGCTATGTCATGACCTGCTTGAGGAAGAAGCCCCGCAAGCCCTACAGCGACCAAG CGGCAAAGAAAGGTGGCGCTGGGAAGTCCAAAGAGGAGCTGACCCTTGAGAAGCGTCTGGAGCTGGAGAGGAGGCTGCAGGACGTCAGTGGTCAGCTCAACTCGGGCAAGAAACCTGCCAAACCGAAAG TGGAGAAGCCCAATCCCGCAGAGATGCACGCCCAGCCCTCTCGCCTCAGCGGCAGCAGCTCCAGCTCagactcctcctcttcctcctcctcgtcctccacctCGTCCTCAGACACCAGTGAGTCAGACTCTGGGTGA
- the LOC129185512 gene encoding bromodomain-containing protein 3-like isoform X1: MEAALNPAHGSSVVGLPCGGMDQHTSTGKRIRKPSLLYEDFESPSLAHTMPQGPPAPPQPPVKDPSRLGRVTNQLQYLQKTLLKCLWKHHFAWPFHEPVDAHRLNLPDYHKIIKQPMDMGTIKKRLENNYYRSACECIQDFNTMFTNCYIYNKPTDDIVLMAQSLEKIFLQKVAQMPQEEVEFASPVPRKKNGRGRGRKSSPMRAQQVPAVSQSAYSPSSSDTGDSTLDNSPQTVLTKSLPPATIMGLPPTQPTTKKKGVKRKADTTTPSTMGLTVGMSGDGHGLMVGLGKGGHGGQVHDSSMNSISSMGGMTLETPPGMGLVHSPGGPVLLQPMSSSTGRRVGSGRPIKPPKKDLPDSIQLQPSRKGRLSPLMRYCSGLLKDMLSKKHAAYAWPFYKPVDAAALSLHDYHDIIKCPMDLSTIKRKMDGREYRDAQQFASDVRLMFSNCYKYNPPDHDVVGMARKLQDVFEFSFAKMPDEPHLDHGAMSMSGHPTSSSSSSSSSSSSSSSTSESEPSSESEESESSPSSDSEEERAHRLAELQDQVCTQLRAVHEQLAALSQGPIVKPKKKKEKRDKKDKKKKRKLDKRSRGAKSRAGSEEWKMPTKMLKGKTSRAGGSSQAKKSQTKKSSKSKSAKKPFYPPLSDSMLPHYDSEEEDEIVPMSYDEKRQLSLDINKLPGEKLGRVVHIIQSREPSLRDTNPEEIEIDFETLKQSTLKELERYVMTCLRKKPRKPYSDQAAKKGGAGKSKEELTLEKRLELERRLQDVSGQLNSGKKPAKPKVEKPNPAEMHAQPSRLSGSSSSSDSSSSSSSSSTSSSDTSESDSG, encoded by the exons ATGGAAGCGGCCCTCAATCCGGCACACGGAAG TTCTGTAGTTGGGCTGCCCTGTGGCGGGATGGACCAGCACACGAGCACCGGCAAACGCATCCGCAAGCCTTCCCTACTCTACGAGGACTTTGAGAGCCCCTCCCTGGCGCACACCATGCCCCAAGGTCCCCCCGCTCCGCCGCAGCCCCCCGTCAAGGACCCCTCCAGGCTGGGCCGCGTGACCAACCAGCTGCAGTATCTCCAGAAGACCTTGCTCAAGTGCCTTTGGAAGCATCACTTTGCTTGGCCGTTTCACGAGCCTGTGGACGCCCACAGGCTTAATTTACCG GATTATcacaaaataatcaaacaaCCCATGGACATGGGCACCATCAAGAAGCGCCTGGAGAATAACTACTACCGCAGTGCGTGTGAGTGCATTCAGGACTTCAACACCATGTTCACCAACTGCTACATCTACAACAAG CCGACAGACGACATTGTGCTCATGGCCCAGTCCTTAGAGAAGATCTTTCTCCAGAAGGTGGCCCAGATGCCGCAGGAGGAAGTGGAGTTTGCCTCCCCTGTCCCCCGCAAGAAGAACGGCAGAGGAAGAGGCCGCAAGTCGAGCC CAATGAGGGCTCAGCAGGTGCCCGCCGTGTCGCAGTCTGCTTACTCGCCGTCCTCCTCGGACACTGGGGACTCGACACTGGATAACTCTCCCCAGACCGTGCTGACCAAGAGCCTGCCTCCAGCCACCATCATGGGCTTGCCCCCCACGCAGCCCACTACCAAG aaaaaGGGTGTGAAGCGTAAGGCGGACACCACCACTCCATCTACCATGGGTTTGACTGTGGGCATGTCGGGAGATGGACACGGACTCATGGTGGGCCTGGGCAAAGGAGGCCACGGGGGCCAGGTCCATGACTCCTCCATGAACTCCATCTCCTCCATGGGGGGCATGACTTTAGAGACTCCACCTGGCATGGGCCTGGTGCACAGCCCGGGAGGCCCTGTCCTCCTCCAACCCATGTCCTCCAGCACCGGACGCAGGGTGGGCAGCGGCCGGCCCATCAAGCCCCCCAAGAAGGACTTGCCGGACTCCATCCAGCTCCAGCCCTCGCGGAAGGGCAGGCTGAGCCCCCTCATGAGGTACTGCAGTGGACTGCTCAAGGACATGCTTTCCAAGAAGCACGCCGCCTACGCCTGGCCTTTCTACAAGCCTGTGGACGCAGCAGCGCTCAGCTTGCATGACTATCACGACATCATCAAGTGTCCAATGGACCTCAGCACCATCAAG AGGAAGATGGACGGTCGCGAGTACCGAGACGCTCAGCAGTTCGCCAGCGACGTGCGACTCATGTTCTCCAACTGCTACAAGTACAACCCCCCCGATCACGACGTTGTGGGCATGGCACGCAAGCTGCAA GACGTGTTTGAGTTTAGTTTTGCCAAGATGCCCGACGAGCCTCATCTGGACCATGGCGCCATGTCCATGAGCGGCCACCCGACGTCGTCCTCGTCCTCATCGTCCTCTTCGTCCTCGTCTTCGTCGTCCACCTCCGAGAGCGAGCCCAGCAGCGAGAGCGAGGAGAGCGAGAGCAGCCCCAGCTCGGACAGCGAGGAGGAGCGAGCGCATCGCCTGGCGGAGCTGCAGGACCAGGTGTGCACACAG CTGAGAGCCGTGCACGAGCAGCTGGCGGCACTCTCCCAAGGCCCCATCGTCAAacccaagaagaagaaagagaaaagagacaagaaagacaagaagaagaaaaggaagcTGGACAAGCGGAGTCGCGGCGCCAAAAGCAGAGCGGGTTCTGAAGAGTGGAAGATGCCCACCAAGATGCTGAAGGGCAAGACGTCGCGAGCAGGGGGCAGCTCCCAGGCCAAGAAGAGCCAGACGAAGAAGAGCAGCAAGAGCAA GAGCGCCAAGAAGCCGTTTTACCCGCCGCTGTCCGACTCCATGCTGCCGCACTATGActcggaggaggaggacgagatCGTTCCCATGTCGTACGACGAGAAGCGCCAGCTGAGCCTGGACATCAACAAGCTGCCGGGCGAAAAGCTGGGCCGCGTGGTCCACATCATTCAGTCCAGGGAGCCCTCACTGAGGGACACCAACCCCGAGGAGATCGAGATCGACTTTGAGACTCTCAAGCAGTCCACGCTGAAGGAACTGGAACGCTATGTCATGACCTGCTTGAGGAAGAAGCCCCGCAAGCCCTACAGCGACCAAG CGGCAAAGAAAGGTGGCGCTGGGAAGTCCAAAGAGGAGCTGACCCTTGAGAAGCGTCTGGAGCTGGAGAGGAGGCTGCAGGACGTCAGTGGTCAGCTCAACTCGGGCAAGAAACCTGCCAAACCGAAAG TGGAGAAGCCCAATCCCGCAGAGATGCACGCCCAGCCCTCTCGCCTCAGCGGCAGCAGCTCCAGCTCagactcctcctcttcctcctcctcgtcctccacctCGTCCTCAGACACCAGTGAGTCAGACTCTGGGTGA
- the tap1 gene encoding antigen peptide transporter 1 isoform X1 — MRQRSHFLIPLLLLCVDVCVVRGLRLLQLSKLLPSPSLVTLWAGALTRAGLLLVTATSCGGDLSWASSLSVLCLHLPVYVGLLSGMGWSTEEEVWGWHSWERLLQGYAVTAVAWVYWSQYVSLWTSTSAKEKPKEDIESSLRRRLIGFMRPYVGRFVIVLILVLLSSYGEMAVPLYTGRVTDWITNQEAPDAFYEAIMIMGAMTAASAVQEFIGDLVYISTMRRIHTAVQNAVFQAVLKQDIAFFDATTTGELVSRITKDTDDMSEALSEKLSLVMWYTARFFFLLYFMTMQSWKLTLLSCMGLPIIWVIPKFIGRFSQTLSVKIQESVAKANQVATETFSCIKTVKSFANEDGETERYRQAMEDTYALHKIQAAIYGVTTSANSLSTLAMKVCILYYGGMLVTRGTVSSGALVSFVLYELQFASAVEAFMHSYPEVRKAVGASEKIFEYLDRKPRVPPEGTLAPENLEGHVEFKNVTFAYSENTDDDSLVLKNVSLEIKPGRITALVGLNRSGKSTCIKLLERFYQPQSGEILLDGLPLQSYKDLYLRHKIAVVSQECLLFARPVWENIKYACDASDDDMYRAARLASAHNFITALSKGYDTDAGEKGAQLSGGQRQRIAIARALIRRPKVLILDNATSDLDTENEHQVHQALLSQGKECSVLLISNKMSVAKKADHIVVLHNGTVEAEGCHDELLKRGGRYAELVTKEAH, encoded by the exons ATGCGCCAACGGAGCCACTTCCTCATCCCTCTGCTCTTGCTGTGCGTGGATGTCTGCGTGGTGCGCGGCCTCCGCCTCCTGCAGCTCTCGAAGCTCCTGCCCAGCCCCTCGCTTGTCACCCTGTGGGCAGGAGCGCTGACCAGGGCCGGCCTCCTGCTCGTCACCGCCACCTCCTGCGGAGGAGACCTCTCGTGGGCAAGCAGCTTATCGGTGCTTTGCTTGCACCTCCCGGTCTATGTCGGCCTCCTCTCTGGGATGGGGTGGTCCACCGAGGAGGAGGTGTGGGGATGGCACTCCTGGGAAAGG ttgcTGCAGGGCTACGCGGTGACGGCGGTGGCGTGGGTCTACTGGAGTCAGTACGTCTCGCTGTGGACGTCCACGAGCGCCAAGGAGAAGCCCAAAGAGGACATTGAGTCATCTCTTAGGAGGAGGCTGATTGGATTCATGCGACCTTATGTCGGACGATTTGTTATTGTGCTGATCCTTGTACTGCTCTCCTCCTATG GCGAGATGGCGGTGCCGCTCTACACGGGCCGTGTGACTGACTGGATCACAAACCAAGAGGCGCCGGACGCTTTCTACGAGGCCATCATGATCATGGGGGCAATGACTGCTGCAAg CGCGGTGCAGGAGTTCATCGGCGACCTGGTGTACATCTCCACCATGCGGCGTATCCACACGGCAGTGCAGAACGCCGTCTTCCAAGCAGTGCTGAAACAGGACATCGCCTTCTTTGATGCCACCACCACAG GTGAGCTGGTGTCCCGCATCACCAAGGACACGGACGACATGAGCGAGGCGCTGAGTGAGAAGCTGAGCCTCGTCATGTGGTACACGgcccgcttcttcttcctcctgtaTTTCATGACCATGCAGTCGTGGAAGCTGACGCTGCTCTCCTGCATGGGGCTGCCCATCATCTGGGTCATACCCAAGTTCATCGGGCGCTTCAGTCAG ACGCTGTCGGTGAAGATCCAGGAGTCGGTGGCTAAGGCCAACCAGGTGGCCACAGAAACCTTCTCCTGCATCAAGACGGTGAAGAGTTTTGCCAACGAGGACGGAGAGACGGAGCGCTACAGGCAGGCCATGGAGGACACGTACGCCCTTCATAAAATACAGGCCGCAATTTATGGAGTCACTACGTCTGCCAACAGT TTGAGCACTTTGGCCATGAAAGTGTGCATTCTGTACTACGGAGGGATGCTCGTGACAAGGGGAACAGTCAGCAGCGGAGCGCTGGTCTCGTTCGTCCTCTACGAGCTGCAGTTTGCTTCTGCTGTGGAG GCCTTCATGCATTCTTACCCAGAGGTGAGGAAGGCTGTCGGCGCCTCTGAGAAGATCTTTGAGTATCTGGATCGGAAACCTCGAGTACCCCCGGAGGGAACCTTGGCCCCTGAGAACCTCGAGGGCCACGTTGAGTTCAAGAACGTTACTTTTGCCTACTCGGAGAACACCGATGACGACAGCCTTGTCCTCAAG AACGTTTCCCTGGAAATAAAACCGGGACGCATCACGGCACTTGTGGGTCTCAACAGATCAGGGAAGTCCACCTGCATCAAACTGCTGGAGAGGTTTTACCAGCCCCAAAGCGGGGAGATCCTCCTGGACGGGTTGCCTTTGCAGAGTTATAAAGACCTTTATCTTCGGCACAAG ATTGCCGTGGTGAGTCAGGAATGTCTGCTGTTCGCTCGCCCCGTGTGGGAGAACATCAAATACGCCTGCGACGCCAGCGACGACGACATGTACCGAGCCGCCCGCCTCGCCAGCGCCCACAACTTCATCACGGCGCTGTCGAAGGGCTACGACACAG ATGCCGGCGAGAAAGGAGCACAGTTATCCGGAGGGCAGAGACAACGTATCGCCATCGCCAGAGCTTTAATCCGACGACCCAAGGTCTTGATATTGGACAACGCCACCAGCGACTTGGACACGGAAAACGAACATCAG GTCCACCAGGCTTTGCTGAGCCAAGGCAAGGAGTGCTCTGTGCTGCTCATCTCCAACAAGATGAGTGTCGCCAAGAAGGCCGACCACATCGTCGTCCTCCACAACGGGACGGTGGAGGCGGAGGGTTGCCATGACGAGCTGCTGAAAAGAGGCGGCCGTTACGCTGAACTGGTGACAAAGGAGGCGCACTGA
- the tap1 gene encoding antigen peptide transporter 1 isoform X2 — MRPYVGRFVIVLILVLLSSYGEMAVPLYTGRVTDWITNQEAPDAFYEAIMIMGAMTAASAVQEFIGDLVYISTMRRIHTAVQNAVFQAVLKQDIAFFDATTTGELVSRITKDTDDMSEALSEKLSLVMWYTARFFFLLYFMTMQSWKLTLLSCMGLPIIWVIPKFIGRFSQTLSVKIQESVAKANQVATETFSCIKTVKSFANEDGETERYRQAMEDTYALHKIQAAIYGVTTSANSLSTLAMKVCILYYGGMLVTRGTVSSGALVSFVLYELQFASAVEAFMHSYPEVRKAVGASEKIFEYLDRKPRVPPEGTLAPENLEGHVEFKNVTFAYSENTDDDSLVLKNVSLEIKPGRITALVGLNRSGKSTCIKLLERFYQPQSGEILLDGLPLQSYKDLYLRHKIAVVSQECLLFARPVWENIKYACDASDDDMYRAARLASAHNFITALSKGYDTDAGEKGAQLSGGQRQRIAIARALIRRPKVLILDNATSDLDTENEHQVHQALLSQGKECSVLLISNKMSVAKKADHIVVLHNGTVEAEGCHDELLKRGGRYAELVTKEAH, encoded by the exons ATGCGACCTTATGTCGGACGATTTGTTATTGTGCTGATCCTTGTACTGCTCTCCTCCTATG GCGAGATGGCGGTGCCGCTCTACACGGGCCGTGTGACTGACTGGATCACAAACCAAGAGGCGCCGGACGCTTTCTACGAGGCCATCATGATCATGGGGGCAATGACTGCTGCAAg CGCGGTGCAGGAGTTCATCGGCGACCTGGTGTACATCTCCACCATGCGGCGTATCCACACGGCAGTGCAGAACGCCGTCTTCCAAGCAGTGCTGAAACAGGACATCGCCTTCTTTGATGCCACCACCACAG GTGAGCTGGTGTCCCGCATCACCAAGGACACGGACGACATGAGCGAGGCGCTGAGTGAGAAGCTGAGCCTCGTCATGTGGTACACGgcccgcttcttcttcctcctgtaTTTCATGACCATGCAGTCGTGGAAGCTGACGCTGCTCTCCTGCATGGGGCTGCCCATCATCTGGGTCATACCCAAGTTCATCGGGCGCTTCAGTCAG ACGCTGTCGGTGAAGATCCAGGAGTCGGTGGCTAAGGCCAACCAGGTGGCCACAGAAACCTTCTCCTGCATCAAGACGGTGAAGAGTTTTGCCAACGAGGACGGAGAGACGGAGCGCTACAGGCAGGCCATGGAGGACACGTACGCCCTTCATAAAATACAGGCCGCAATTTATGGAGTCACTACGTCTGCCAACAGT TTGAGCACTTTGGCCATGAAAGTGTGCATTCTGTACTACGGAGGGATGCTCGTGACAAGGGGAACAGTCAGCAGCGGAGCGCTGGTCTCGTTCGTCCTCTACGAGCTGCAGTTTGCTTCTGCTGTGGAG GCCTTCATGCATTCTTACCCAGAGGTGAGGAAGGCTGTCGGCGCCTCTGAGAAGATCTTTGAGTATCTGGATCGGAAACCTCGAGTACCCCCGGAGGGAACCTTGGCCCCTGAGAACCTCGAGGGCCACGTTGAGTTCAAGAACGTTACTTTTGCCTACTCGGAGAACACCGATGACGACAGCCTTGTCCTCAAG AACGTTTCCCTGGAAATAAAACCGGGACGCATCACGGCACTTGTGGGTCTCAACAGATCAGGGAAGTCCACCTGCATCAAACTGCTGGAGAGGTTTTACCAGCCCCAAAGCGGGGAGATCCTCCTGGACGGGTTGCCTTTGCAGAGTTATAAAGACCTTTATCTTCGGCACAAG ATTGCCGTGGTGAGTCAGGAATGTCTGCTGTTCGCTCGCCCCGTGTGGGAGAACATCAAATACGCCTGCGACGCCAGCGACGACGACATGTACCGAGCCGCCCGCCTCGCCAGCGCCCACAACTTCATCACGGCGCTGTCGAAGGGCTACGACACAG ATGCCGGCGAGAAAGGAGCACAGTTATCCGGAGGGCAGAGACAACGTATCGCCATCGCCAGAGCTTTAATCCGACGACCCAAGGTCTTGATATTGGACAACGCCACCAGCGACTTGGACACGGAAAACGAACATCAG GTCCACCAGGCTTTGCTGAGCCAAGGCAAGGAGTGCTCTGTGCTGCTCATCTCCAACAAGATGAGTGTCGCCAAGAAGGCCGACCACATCGTCGTCCTCCACAACGGGACGGTGGAGGCGGAGGGTTGCCATGACGAGCTGCTGAAAAGAGGCGGCCGTTACGCTGAACTGGTGACAAAGGAGGCGCACTGA